A genomic stretch from Candidatus Woesearchaeota archaeon includes:
- a CDS encoding rhodanese-like domain-containing protein, with product MKRIFVGLGIIVALFVGFIVFSDYCVACGCVICKADFTTPVVSSSVVNQDVVSVVSASDFNDLLSDNVVLIDIRTPQEFDERHISGAVNIDFYSSSFRNELNSLDKDKVYLIYCRTGSRTNTASEIMKNLGFEKVYVLRGGITDWSRSGFPIVS from the coding sequence ATGAAGCGAATATTTGTTGGTTTAGGCATTATTGTTGCGTTATTCGTAGGATTCATTGTTTTCTCTGATTATTGCGTGGCTTGTGGTTGCGTTATTTGTAAAGCTGATTTTACAACCCCTGTTGTTAGTTCTAGCGTTGTTAATCAAGATGTTGTTAGTGTTGTTTCTGCTTCTGATTTTAATGATTTATTATCTGATAACGTTGTATTGATTGATATTCGTACACCTCAAGAATTTGATGAAAGACACATTAGTGGCGCCGTTAATATTGATTTTTATTCTTCTTCTTTCAGGAACGAGTTGAATTCTTTGGATAAAGATAAAGTTTATCTTATTTATTGTAGGACTGGTTCTAGAACCAATACTGCTTCTGAAATCATGAAGAATCTTGGGTTTGAAAAGGTTTATGTTCTTAGAGGTGGCATCACTGATTGGTCTAGAAGTGGTTTTCCTATTGTTTCCTGA
- a CDS encoding PRC-barrel domain-containing protein has translation MADDEKKYSKQLIGKTVVSKTGKRFGEVGDIVFETSSGELIHIVLINQTPYSKKLELERNKEGDSLIPFSAVIAIGDFMVVAEEDII, from the coding sequence ATGGCTGATGATGAAAAAAAATACTCAAAACAACTAATAGGAAAAACAGTAGTTTCTAAAACAGGAAAAAGATTCGGAGAAGTAGGAGACATAGTATTCGAAACAAGCTCAGGAGAACTAATACACATAGTACTAATAAATCAAACACCATATTCTAAGAAACTAGAACTAGAAAGAAACAAAGAAGGAGATTCACTAATACCATTCTCAGCAGTAATCGCAATCGGAGACTTCATGGTAGTAGCAGAGGAAGACATAATATAA
- a CDS encoding metal ABC transporter permease: MIELLQYGFMQNALITGTLIAITLSTLGVFLVLRRYALLGDGLAHLSFGGVAAGFLFGLKPLLSATIFAVLGSLGILKLVEKTKIHGDAAIGILSQTSMGIGIFIISITQGVNVDIMSYLFGSILAITKTETITALILTLLALTFIILNYKKLLAMTFDEESAKISGVNTQQLNTMLMILTAITIAISMRITGLLLVSSLIIIPAVTATQIAKSFKQTLIFAGIISTTSVITGIITSYYIDAATSGTIILVTFLIFSTILVCKKIKKISKKNT, from the coding sequence ATGATAGAACTACTACAATACGGATTCATGCAAAACGCGCTCATAACAGGAACACTAATAGCAATAACACTCTCAACCCTAGGAGTATTCCTAGTACTAAGAAGATACGCATTACTAGGAGACGGATTAGCACACCTATCATTCGGAGGAGTCGCAGCAGGATTCCTATTCGGACTAAAACCATTACTATCAGCAACAATATTCGCAGTCCTAGGAAGCCTAGGCATACTAAAACTCGTAGAAAAAACCAAGATACACGGAGACGCAGCAATAGGAATACTAAGCCAAACAAGCATGGGAATAGGAATATTCATAATAAGCATCACACAAGGCGTAAACGTAGACATAATGAGTTACCTATTCGGAAGCATACTCGCAATAACAAAAACAGAAACAATCACAGCACTAATACTAACTTTGCTAGCATTAACATTCATAATTCTAAACTACAAAAAATTATTAGCAATGACATTCGACGAAGAATCCGCAAAAATATCAGGAGTAAACACACAACAACTAAACACTATGCTAATGATACTAACAGCAATCACAATCGCGATATCAATGAGAATCACCGGTTTATTACTAGTATCATCACTAATAATAATACCAGCAGTAACAGCCACACAAATAGCAAAAAGCTTCAAACAAACATTAATATTTGCTGGAATAATAAGCACGACATCAGTCATAACAGGAATCATAACATCTTATTACATAGACGCAGCAACATCAGGAACAATAATATTAGTAACATTCTTAATATTTTCAACAATACTAGTATGCAAAAAAATCAAGAAAATCTCGAAAAAAAACACATAA
- a CDS encoding ABC transporter ATP-binding protein: protein MRIKEKKIIQIKNLNFKYGDTKVLENINFEVEKGDFLGLVGPNGSGKTTLLRLILGLNKSEKGTIKILGKNIKEFKDWQKIGYVPQKATNIDQTFPATVKEIIETGTTKKTTNENITKTLETVNMSPYIKRKIGALSGGQQQRVFIARALLKKPELLILDEPTTGIDKESRKSFYELLNKLNKKGITIILVSHDTGTITKHVNKVACLNKTLYFHGTHEEFCAHETGKTPQNYHLLNHEH from the coding sequence ATGCGAATAAAAGAAAAAAAAATAATCCAAATAAAAAACCTGAACTTCAAATACGGAGACACAAAAGTACTAGAAAACATAAATTTTGAAGTTGAAAAAGGAGACTTCCTAGGACTAGTAGGACCAAACGGCTCAGGAAAAACAACACTACTACGACTAATACTAGGATTAAACAAATCAGAAAAAGGAACAATAAAAATACTAGGAAAAAACATCAAAGAATTCAAAGACTGGCAAAAAATAGGATACGTACCACAAAAAGCAACAAACATAGATCAAACATTCCCCGCAACAGTAAAAGAAATAATAGAAACAGGAACCACAAAAAAAACCACGAACGAAAACATAACAAAAACACTAGAAACAGTGAATATGAGTCCATACATAAAAAGAAAAATAGGAGCACTATCAGGAGGACAACAACAAAGAGTATTCATCGCGAGAGCACTACTAAAAAAACCAGAACTACTAATACTAGATGAACCAACAACGGGCATAGACAAAGAAAGCAGAAAATCATTCTACGAATTACTAAACAAACTAAATAAAAAAGGCATAACAATAATACTAGTATCTCATGATACAGGAACCATCACGAAACACGTAAACAAAGTCGCATGCCTAAACAAAACACTATACTTCCACGGAACACACGAAGAATTCTGCGCACACGAAACAGGAAAAACACCACAAAATTATCACTTACTAAACCACGAACACTAA